A genomic region of Paenibacillus sp. PL2-23 contains the following coding sequences:
- a CDS encoding MurR/RpiR family transcriptional regulator, with protein sequence MEIQWGAELSSLSKSQQAIANYIVGALQQIPYCTDEDIARQVGVSTATVSRFWRAVGFANLKAFKQQLLRSEQPSPARKMQHILDKVEHEEADIVAEIADLASSNVMESGKRIDRAQFRRVVEEIDGARKLFLYGGGAAGCAAELLSFRLRRIGVDTVRMAASGRELLESLVHAEAGDVLLLFGFVKRTPELTVLLSHAKEAGCTSVLITDLLVSDMIKESQYCLQIDRGEMDGFHSMTAPIAVAEAIAVAVTKRRDQRAMDKLDRLNALRKRYASQLPK encoded by the coding sequence GCAGAGCTGTCGTCGTTGTCGAAGAGCCAGCAGGCGATCGCCAACTATATTGTAGGAGCCTTGCAGCAGATACCGTATTGTACGGACGAGGACATCGCGCGCCAGGTTGGCGTCAGCACGGCGACGGTATCCCGATTCTGGCGGGCTGTCGGCTTCGCCAATCTGAAGGCGTTCAAGCAGCAGCTGCTCCGAAGCGAGCAGCCGTCGCCCGCGCGCAAGATGCAGCACATTCTGGACAAGGTGGAGCATGAGGAAGCGGATATTGTGGCGGAGATTGCAGACCTCGCGTCGTCTAATGTGATGGAGTCGGGGAAGCGGATTGACCGGGCACAATTCCGGCGTGTCGTGGAGGAGATTGATGGCGCGCGCAAGCTCTTCCTCTACGGGGGAGGGGCGGCTGGCTGCGCGGCGGAGCTGCTGTCCTTCCGCTTGCGGCGCATTGGCGTGGATACGGTGCGTATGGCGGCAAGCGGCCGGGAGCTGCTGGAGAGTCTCGTGCATGCCGAGGCGGGAGATGTTCTGCTCCTGTTCGGGTTCGTAAAGCGGACGCCCGAGCTGACCGTGCTTCTGTCTCATGCCAAGGAAGCGGGTTGCACATCCGTGCTGATCACCGATCTGCTGGTGTCCGATATGATTAAGGAGAGCCAGTACTGCCTGCAGATCGACCGGGGGGAGATGGACGGCTTCCATTCCATGACGGCACCGATTGCCGTCGCGGAGGCGATTGCGGTAGCTGTCACCAAGCGAAGAGATCAGCGGGCGATGGATAAGCTGGATCGCTTGAACGCGCTGCGCAAGCGGTATGCCTCCCAGCTTCCCAAATAG
- a CDS encoding DUF4870 domain-containing protein, which produces MNQPMYSMSSEERTFGMLCHLLAFSGFIVPFGTIVGPLVMWLMKKDRSQFVNDQGRESLNFQISCVIYAIVAGVLTLVFIGVLLLIALGIFWIVFVIIGSIRANEGKLYRYPMTIRFIK; this is translated from the coding sequence TTGAATCAACCGATGTATTCCATGTCCAGTGAAGAGCGGACGTTTGGCATGCTGTGCCACCTGCTTGCTTTCAGCGGATTTATTGTGCCGTTCGGCACCATTGTAGGGCCGCTGGTAATGTGGCTGATGAAGAAGGATCGCTCGCAATTCGTGAATGACCAAGGCAGAGAATCGCTGAACTTCCAGATCAGCTGTGTCATCTACGCCATTGTCGCCGGTGTGCTGACGCTGGTGTTTATCGGCGTGCTGCTGCTTATCGCTCTCGGCATTTTCTGGATTGTATTCGTTATTATCGGCTCGATCCGGGCGAACGAAGGCAAGCTCTACCGCTACCCGATGACCATTCGTTTTATCAAATAA